The Setaria italica strain Yugu1 chromosome IX, Setaria_italica_v2.0, whole genome shotgun sequence genome has a window encoding:
- the LOC101772540 gene encoding protein NPGR2 has translation MEGRKRRGRFRNSVRRMAMECLCSGEQLKGADETVRSSDSTITKDFSASGYSSRNGEIEQYLDNGNIEEAELSLREGICLNYEEARALLGRLEYQRGHVEAALRVFDGIDISALVPKMKISIARKADRRKTHSQWDSPPMPLHAVSLLMEAIYLKARALHDLGKYKEAAQECRMILDIVEAAIPEGLPAGFGKGCKLNEIICKAVELLPELWKSGGFSLEAISSYRRSLLNNWNLDGETVARIQKKFAVFLLYSGCEARPPNLHSQLDGSFVPRNNMEEAILLLMILLRKFNLKRIERDPSVMHHLTFALSMSGQLIPLAGQFEELLPDVLDKREWLYNVALCYLAEEDDLSALNLLKQILKSGDDSDCLKELLLASKACVEMSAYTEGASYARRAIANMQGGCEQMSGVADLLLGVTLSNQARSAISATDRASWQCEALEMLGNAEKKIHGKDSRVLYSLSLENAEQRKLESASFYAKELVKLEAGSELRSWVLLARILSAQKQFADAETVVDAALDQTGKWSQGDLLRTKARIQAAQGQFRDAVETYTQLLAIIQLRTKSVTAGICLAKGKKDDNGLEIEIWYDIALLYLGMAQWRDAEICVLKMRSISPYSALAWHATGKIYEAKGLTKETLGAFFRALDLDPKHVPSLISIATVLRQLGDRPLPSVRCFLTDALQLDRTNHVAWFNLGLLYKEEGGRSAVEAAECFQAAAFLEETAPVEPFR, from the exons ATGGAGGgtaggaagaggaggggaaggtTCAGGAATTCTGTCAGGCGGATGGCGATGGAGTGCCTGTGCTCCGGTGAGCAGCTGAAGGGGGCTGATGAGACCGTCCGGTCATCTGATTCTACAATCACGAAAGATTTTTCAGCCAGTGGGTACTCTTCTCGAAATGGAGAGATTGAGCAGTACCTTGATAATGGCAACATAGAGGAAGCTGAGTTGTCGCTCCGGGAAGGCATTTGCCTAAACTATGAG GAAGCAAGGGCATTGCTAGGAAGGCTAGAATATCAGCGGGGCCATGTAGAAGCTGCACTCCGTGTCTTTGATGGGATAGACATATCTGCATTAGTCCCTAAGATGAAAATCTCAATTGCTAGAAAAGCAGATCGTCGAAAGACTCATTCACAGTGGGATTCTCCACCAATGCCCTTGCATGCTGTCAGCCTTCTCATGGAGGCCATATATCTCAAAGCAAGAGCGCTTCACGATCTTGGAAAATACAAAG AAGCTGCACAAGAATGTAGAATGATATTGGATATTGTGGAAGCAGCAATACCTGAGGGCTTGCCAGCAGGCTTTGGAAAAGGTTGTAAATtgaatgaaataatatgcaagGCTGTAGAGTTGCTCCCTGAGCTGTGGAAATCAGGGGGGTTTTCACTTGAAGCCATTTCTTCATATAGGAGGTCGCTTCTCAATAATTGGAATCTTGATGGAGAGACTGTAGCAAGGATACAGAAGAAATTTGCTGTTTTTCTCTTATATAGTGGCTGTGAAGCACGCCCTCCAAATCTTCATTCTCAGTTGGATGGTTCATTTGTACCTCGCAATAATATGGAAGAGGCTATTCTTCTCTTGATGATTCTATTGAGGAAGTTCAATCTGAAGAGGATTGAGCGGGATCCCTCTGTGATGCATCACCTTACTTTTGCACTGTCCATGTCAGGGCAGCTAATTCCATTGGCTGGACAATTTGAAGAACTGTTACCTGATGTGTTAGACAAAAGAGAATGGTTATATAATGTTGCATTGTGTTACTTAGCAGAAGAAGATGATCTCAGTGCCCTGAATCTACTCAAACAAATACTGAAATCTGGAGATGATTCTGATTGTCTCAAAGAACTTCTCCTAGCTTCAAAGGCTTGTGTTGAGATGAGTGCTTATACTGAAGGTGCTTCCTATGCACGGAGAGCCATTGCCAATATGCAGGGAGGGTGTGAACAAATGTCGGGAGTCGCAGACCTATTGCTTGGTGTTACGCTTTCTAATCAAGCTAGAAGTGCCATATCTGCTACAGATAGAGCTTCTTGGCAGTGTGAAGCGCTGGAAATGCTTGGGAACGCTGAAAAGAAGATTCACGGGAAAGATTCTAGGGTATTGTACAGTCTCAGCCTTGAAAATGCTGAGCAGAGGAAATTAGAATCTGCTTCTTTTTATGCAAAGGAGCTGGTGAAACTTGAGGCTGGATCGGAGTTGAGGAGTTGGGTTCTTTTAGCTCGAATTTTGAGTGCTCAGAAGCAGTTTGCTGATGCTGAAACAGTTGTTGATGCTGCTTTAGATCAGACTGGGAAATGGAGTCAAGGAGATCTATTGCGAACCAAAGCCAGAATTCAGGCTGCACAGGGGCAATTCAGAGATGCAGTTGAGACCTATACCCAACTTCTTGCTATCATCCAGCTTAGAACAAAAAGTGTAACTGCTGGGATTTGCTTGGCCAAG GGCAAGAAGGATGATAATGGCCTGGAAATAGAGATCTGGTATGATATAGCTCTCTTGTACCTAGGTATGGCACAGTGGAGGGATGCAGAGATTTGTGTATTGAAGATGAGATCCATCAGTCCTTATTCTGCATTGGCTTGGCATGCTACAG GGAAAATATATGAAGCAAAAGGTCTTACAAAAGAAACTTTGGGAGCTTTTTTCAGAGCATTAGACCTTGATCCTAAACATGTCCCAAGTTTGATATCGATTGCCACCGTCCTACGACAACTTGGTGACAGGCCATTGCCTTCTGTTCGGTGCTTCCTGACTGATGCATTGCAACTGGATAGAACTAATCATGTTGCATGGTTCAATCTTGGCCTGCTTTACAAAGAGGAAGGTGGCAGGTCAGCAGTTGAAGCTGCTGAATGCTTTCAAGCTGCTGCTTTTCTTGAAGAAACAGCACCTGTAGAGCCTTTCAGATGA